In the genome of Ziziphus jujuba cultivar Dongzao chromosome 10, ASM3175591v1, the window TCCCAAGCCTACGAACATTTCAACTGATAAGTTTCTTGACTCGTGATGGGTTTAATCACTAGTACCCACCACATTTTCCTTAGTTAAACTTCACAATTCAAAATATACCCCTTAATCTATTTATTAGCACAACCTTTAGCTAAAGTTATATCCAAATCAAAATTTCTCTTATTCAGTTTACCTTATAAATAAAGATTtataatagaaattaaatttctaccAAATTCATCTGAGCGTCTTCTCTTATGGGCAACTCTCTTCCATGATCTTCACCTCCGTTTTCTACTGGTACATAAAAtagaatatttattaatcaaatcaTTCAACTTGGTcttcaaaatatcatcaacatcTGTTGGATTTATGCTCCAGAAGCAATCTAAACAGTTGATCAAGAACCCTAATTAATAATCTCTGTTAGATCCTTAAGCTAGCTAATAAAGTGACAGAGCCTATTAACTAATTGTTTAGAGACAAGTATGGCCCATCTATCACACCCAAGGCAATTAAGAAACATTGAAAGGCTAGGGTTTGAAGTGTATAAATAGACTGGTTTCTAAAGAGCCTCCACATAGAGTTTTTGCAGTTTTAGTTTCCAAATACTGAAAACTTCAGtggtaaaccaaaaaaaataaaataaaacatttgaGCCTTCTTGTTTTCAGTAATTAGGTGTACCCAAACACAGTTCTGTTGTAACTATAATAGCTTGGAAGGTCTTGCATAAAAGGTTAGTAAAATTTAATGGATAATGATACTAGTTTATCACATGTTTTATTTAATCTTGATCAGGCTTCTGCTGTATACATGATTCCAACAATTTGTATCAGAACCTTAATTGAATTGGCGTGTGATAATCGAATCCATTTTtttcactgttttttttttttcatatatatgtgatgtatattaaatatatggcACCTAGGATTCTATaattcatgttatttataatttttgtattatgaatgaatgatttattttttaccttaatccatggtagattttgcttgtatttctttttttgggatgtAACACAGAGGCCAATCATTAGATTAGGTTTCCTCcctgattgatttatttatttatttttcgagcaatttttatttgaaattttatatgtaaattcgaatttattggaaaaatatgcaAAAGTACCCAAGAAAAATTGTATACATGTTGTTGTTCATCGTTTTTTGTGCTGATTGAAGTTGCTTTTTGACAAACCAACACCAAAAGCATATGCAGGACACGGAGGAAGATTGATGGGAGGAGGACCTCCACACATGCCCACACATGCCACACAAAGTGGCTGCGAGTGGGCTTCATGCGCTTGACTTCAGACGGCACATGGGGGTGCATGTGACATCAGAATTGGACCTTTTCTGGTCAGTTGGTTCCTTCTGTGGTGTCTACCTCCCTGTAAAATTTCATGATGATCCGAATTTTGTGTGGCGGCTAACGGTGATTTTGGTGCTCTGATTCAATAGGGGACATGTTAgggtttttgtattttgttttgggctaaaaatcctaaaaatcaatTCTAACTTGGCCCACACCCCATAGACTTGCAAGTCTTGAAGAAAACAAGAAGTGTGAGCCAGATGTCAAGTTAGGCTTCTTGGCCCTATTGGgctgtaattttcttttctaaaaaaccatGAATTAGGacctattaattattctatatttataattatttaaattatatagatataacatGCGACATATGCTTAACATGCCATTTAAAATAGGTGGTATcatataattgcatcatttaatatatacatgtgcataataatatttgttttatctagataatattattatgaaaaacccTAATTAATTAGTGCAAAACATTGGAAGGTTAAgcttaatttaattagtttgaaACTTGTGGGCTCCATTAAGGgtctaataataaaatggttacGTGATGCCCAACGGATAAGCATGActggattttattggattggatttaaaataatttcaaaattttaataaggtttTATGGCCCAACATTGACAATGCttagatattaaagataattttgaaattaaattaatggttaGTACATTCAATTTTAGTAACATTAATAATTCTCTCAACGAGGCTCTGTTAATGGTATTAAAATCCTAAAGATTATTGAAGCAATTGTtgatttctaaattaatttgaatggtgtgtgtttgtgttataTAAGAAGGCTTTGtctaaggaggtaggtttttaaggagttTTTGACCCACCTCACCTTTCCTCGGAGATGATTTGGTCGCACACTTTGCATATCATGTtcaaaatttagtttattataaaGTTCTTAACCAACGTAAGTATTTGTAATGGAAACTAAATTAGTGttacaataaatattaataataagtagtttaagggacctacatatttgtatgtttgttaTGTTGATTATGTgctaatatatatgcattataaattttagaaagtggcatcctttaatcctctagatataattttaaatcaaaagcCATTTGATGGAAATAACTACAACATATGGAAAACCAATCTTGACATTATCCTTGATTTTAagagaataaaatttattacaacAACTCCGAAACTACAAGAGCCCTAATGCTTTAGAGGAAACTAGGAAGCAATTTGCAGATTGGCAACAAGCAAATATGACAGCTCGATGTATATTCTTGCCAACGTTATAGAACATCTACGAAAGCAAATTGATGATCTGGAGTGTGTATCAGAAATAGTTCAGACTCTAGATGGGATGTTTGCTAAAAGTAGCAGTACTACTAGACAAACAGCCATAAGGGCACTAATGAACACTTGTATGATTGGAGGAAGTATGCGGGACCATTGTCTAAAAATGATGGGGCACATCAATACTTTGAAAGTGATGGGGGCTAAGATGAAACAAGAGATAAAGATTGGCATGATCTTAGAATCTCTATCAGATAGCTTAAGTTAGTTTAAAATGAACTATAATCTGAACAAACAAAAGCTTACTCTTGTTGAACTAATGCACGAGCTTGAGAGTGCTGAAAGGTCTCTCATGAAGTAGGGAATTACTTATCATGCTGAAAGTTTCTCAAAACCTAAAGGGAAACCTAAGGGtagaaagaagaacaaaagaCAGAAGAAACAGGTCTAGCTATCAAACCAACTGCAATGAAGAAGCCAAAGGGCAAGTACTTCAAGTGAAGACATAAAGGTTATTGGAAAAAGGAATGCCCTAAATTAGTCGTGGATAGTTTAAATGTTGTTGAGGGATTGTTTAGTGgagaattacaatgataaatGGATCATTGATTCAGGAGACGCTGACCATTTTTGTTACTCTTTACAGTAGTTCAAACAAAGCAGCCCATTTAGTAAGGACAAAGAAGCTTGAAGTTAGGAAACGGAAAATATGTCTCCGTAATGGCAATAGAACTAGTGGAGttatgttttgataataaaactttatgttTATTAGACTGTTTGTTTGTTCGGGATTTTACgatgaatttgttttttgttagttGTTTAGTTGAACATGGTTTAATAATGCAGTTTAATTCCTCAATTTCAATAAAgagtaataatacttttatttattctgGATTATTAATGAATggtctatattttttaactccttTGTCTTATAGATTAATGCCATTGAAAATACTGATGATGAGAAACTTCCCTTATTTAAGGAAATGAAGGTTTCAAATGAAACCTATCTGTGGCAATTACAATTGGATCATATTAATTCTAGCAGAATTCATAGTTTAGTCAAAagtggaattttaaattccttgatCTTTGAACCTATACCGGTATGTGAATCATGTTTAGAAAGTAAAATGACAAAGAGTCCCTTCAAGGCCAAAGGAAATCATGCCCTCATACAATTAGAATTGATAcatactgatgtatgtggacAAATGAGCATTCACGTCAAAGGCGAATATAAGTATATAATCACATTTACTGATAACTACTCAAGATATGGTTATGTTTACCTAATGCGCCATAAGTTTAAAGCTTCTGATAAATTTCGAGAGTATAAGCCTAAGGCAGAAAAGCAATTGGGTGTTCATATCAAGCAGCTTTGGTCTGACCAAGGTAGTGAATACTTGTCTAGAGAGTTCAAGTCTTACTTGACTAAAGAAGGGATAATTTCTTATTATCATCTTCTAGAACGCCCCAGCAAAATGAAGTCtctgaaaagaaaaatagaagctTTTTAGATATGATGGGGCCGATGCTTagttatttatcattatctGAATTGTTCTGGAGATATGCCTTAGAAACAATTATATCATACTAAACTTTGTTTTATCTAAACCTATTTCAAAGACACCCACAAAATTATGGAAAGGGCATAAACCTAGCTTAAACCATATTAGAATTTTGGGTGCTCCAGCACACATCTTGGTACAGAAACAACAAAAGTTAGAATCTCATATAGACATGTGTATGTTTATTGGTTGCCCTAAGGGAACGAgaggtggaatattttataatccaaaggaaaaaaaaggtgatAGTGAGTACTAATGCCACTTTCTTAGAAGAggattatatgaaaaattttaaacctaagagtaaAGTGGTTCTTGAAGAGCTTGACTCAGTTTGAGATCCACCAAAAACTTCTAGTTTTCCATCCTTGTTTCCTGTTGATGTTCAAAGAGGAGAAGATGTATAAAATGTACTCGAACTTGAACAAACACAGGAAACAACTCAGGACCAAATTCAATAACCTTAAGAACAAGAACATAATGAAGAAATTGGTAATCCACCTGAACCAAAAAACTTAAATCCTCTTGTACATGTACAATAACTAGTGCAGCATACTCGTAGTGAGAGAATGATACGTAAACCTATAAGGTATGCCTTGTTAAGAGAGACTTATCAAGTCATTTTGGATAATCCTGATGACATCCCTACCATATATGAAGAGGCATTGGAGGATATTGATGTGCaaaagtggaaaaaggcaatgGACCATGAAATGGAATCTATGGGTTCAAACTCAGTATAGTCTTTTGTAGATGCTTCTAAAGGGATAAAACCTATTAGGTGCAAATGGatctataaaagaaagaaaggacgAGATGGGAAGGTTGAAACCTTCAAAGCTAGATTGGTGACAAAATGTTATACCAGAAAGATGGCATAGATTATGATGAAACTTTTTCTCCAGTAGCCATGATTAAATTTATCCACAATCTTTTAGCTGTAGTAATAGCTCTCGATTATGAGATTTGGCAAATGGATGTCGAaacagcttttctaaatgggaAGTTGGAAAAGGACATCTATATGCAACAACTGAAAGGGTTCATAGCAAAATGTCAATGACACATGGTTTGCAAGTTGCATTGGTTtatttatggacttaagcaagcatCTAGGTCATGGAACATCAGGTTTGATCAAGTTATCAAATCATACGGTTTTGAGAAAAGCTCTGATGAACCATGTgtgtataaaaagattcaagGTATAGCGATAGTCTTTCTGGTTCTTTATGTAGATAACATTATGTTAATTGGAAACAGTGAAAGTGTTGTCAAACGTAAATGGTTACCTGAAAGAgcagtttgatatgaaagacttaggtgAAGCTAACTATATTCTAGGAATCAAAATTTTACGAGACTCAAAGAATAAGGTGTTAGCTCTATACCACGCTTTCTACATTGACAAAATAGTGACTAGGTTTGGCATGGAAAATTCCAAAAGGGGACTTCTACCTTTCAGACATGGAATTAATCTTTCTAAGGAGTAATCACCAAAAACTCCAGAAAAGAAAgaactcatgagtaagaaaccttatGTTTTGGCTGTTGGTAGTCTCATGTATGCCATGTTATGTACCAAGTCAAATATCTACTATGCAGTGAGAGTCGTAAGCCAGTACCAATCAAATCTCGCAGTAGAACACTGGACTGCAGTGAAGCATAtactcaaatatttaaatagaaTGAGGGATTATATGTTGGTGTATTCCAATGAGAGTCTTGAAATCCTTGGTTATACGGACTTTAATTTTCAAGCAGATATTGATTCTAATAAATCAACATCAGAATATGTATTTACCCTAAATGGAGGAGCCATTTGTTGGAGGAGTGTTAAACAAACCTGTGTTGCTACCTCCGCAACTaaagctgaatatatggctatatCTGAAGCTGCAAAGGAAGATGTATGGCTTCAGAAATTCTTTTTGGATCTTCATGTGATATCAAGTGCAAATCGGCCCATTACCCTTTACTTGATAACAATGGGGCTGTAGCATAGTCCAAAGAACACAGGTCTAACAAAAACCAgaaacacatattaaaaaaGTACTACTTGATCCGTGATTTCATTGATAGAGTAGATACAGTGGTTACTAAAATAACTAAGAGGATCAGGAGATAtttaataaaagataatattttgtGACAAGGAATTAAATCTCAGTTAATAATTagttatgttatttttcttaatcctgaGTGTATTATAAATAGATAGTTAAGTGATTATTATTCTTTGAGTTATCAATAAGTGAGGTCTATTTTAAAATGccaatatcttgatgatttggAAATGATGATTATTTGATTACCAAATTTTATGAAACATCCTTTTGATATGTTTCGATACTTAGAAATAAGAAATCACTGGCCAGTACAATGAATCCATTAAAGAAACTGATAAGTCagaagaataaataattaattgatacaCAGAAAAATTATccattaattattgatattttacaaaagaaaaatacatttaatatatacattattaatCTTGGAGTTCTTATCTGAGCTTTTTGTGGAATAGGACCGGATAAGATCACGTCCCAGACTTGCTCCTAAGCAAGTGggaaattgttggatttatgctccAGAAGCAATCTAAACCATGGATGAAGAGCCTTAATTAATAATGGCTGTTGGATTCCCAAGCTAACTAATAAAGTGACAAAGCCCATTAACTAATTATTTAAAGACAAATGTATCCCATCTGATGGGCCCAAGGCAATTACAAAACCCTGAGAGGTGAAAGTTTGGAGTTTATAAATAGACTGCTTTCTAAAGACCACATAGAGTTTCTGCAATTTTAGTTTCTAGATACTGAAAACCTCAATGGTaaaccaaaatagaaaaataaaacctttaAGTCTTCTTGTTTCTAGTAATTAGGTGTGCCCACACATAGTTCTGTTATAACTAGAATAGCTTGGTTAGTAAAATTTACTGGATAATGATACTAGTTTATCACATGTTTTATTTGCCATGTGATAATCTTGCTGCATTAGAGAATGATGATAATGCTGTTATCGGAATAAGTCATAATAATGATTTATCTAGTAATGTGATTGCTGATTTGGGAAATTCAATTTTCCATTTGTTCCATTTGTTTCTCACTCCAAATCTCTAGTTTCGTGAGAATCTTCAAAGTTGTCAGAATGATCATCAAAATTTGGAGATCGATCAGTCATTCTTTTCCGAGAAGGAGCAGCTTTCATACCTTCTTTAACTGATGTTCTCTTAGGTCAAGACAAAGAAATTCTAAGATTAGATGATGCATGTAACCGAGCTCTATACTACTGGTTGTATGTAGTGCCATCCTTTTCACAATCTTTCTGTTTATGCCAAGTTTTCCACATGTAAAACAAAATCCTGGTAGACGTTCGTAACATAATTCCACCCAAAACTCTTCACCATCTTCAAGCTGCAACTTCATACCATGTCATAAAGGTTTAGTAACATCAATATAAACCTTCAAACATAAATATCTCCCCCAGCACAAACCATCATCTTCCGAATTAATACAAACTAGTTTACCAAGTTTTTGACCAATCAAAACACCAACCTCCTTAGTCATTCCAATTATCAAAACATTTTGAACCTGTACCCAAAATAATGCTTGTGAAAGAGAACTTATGCGGCAAAGTGTACTATTGACTTCCTTAAGGAGAACCAAGGCTTTATCAAAGTGCCATGGTGCTCCTTGAACAACTTTTTCTTTACCTTGAGTATTTGGAAATGACATTGAAGCTTTTTATACAAAATAGGACAAGAAGATTTCCTCAAAGAATTCATCATGTCCGTGAACGCTCATTAGTTGAACCTGTGTCTTGTAAATATTTGCGCAAGAAGACAACTTTTCAAATCTTTCCCAACCAAATCCTCGTTGTTTTCTTCATAACTAAACCTTCGCTCTCCTCTGATGTAAGTTGTAAACATTTACTTTCAATCTCTTCCATGATGAAACCCCAACCTCTCCAAAAATTGAGGAGACAAATGAACACGTAGATAGAACGAGAAGAACTCGCAGACGacacaagaagaaaaaattgaaaatagtaGCAATTGCTAAAATAATGAACGAAAACTAAAACAATCACTAAAATAATGAAGAAAACCTTAGCCagttaaaaaaatcaaacaaaaaaatgaaaaaaaattaaaactgaaaCACAAAATTCACAAAACACAAGAACAAAACTTCACAAAACACGAGAACGAAACTTAGCAAAAACTAGGAAGAAACACTAACAGAGCATAGTAACATTGCAATTACTACTTTGAATAAAGGTTCGAAGTTCaaatttatgtgtatatatatggataagtgagaaaaaataatatattaaaaagataatgtaaaaggaaaaacatGTGAGAATGGAAGCAGGGGTGGAGAGATAGGAGGGCAGGGGGcacattgttaattttttaattatgaaatagtaaatatgttaggacccgtccaaaattcctcaccggaacccttgacaagccctgatcccaagaaaataccaccgaaccttccaacggaaaatccggcagcacctccccaaagggtaggactaaccaagaatttcctacactgaaaacacacttctatattcatccccttatttctcccacattactacaaattgattccacaaatttgcagcacttcaaatgaataacaataatccagtgcataaataataactacatgtccaatacagtatacagagcattatacaaataaatgtgaaattaatacgatgacagataaagaagtaatacaagatgaagaggaaaaagggaagaaatgcttcttggactttcggcaatgaactgggACGTCGGCcttgccccggacgatcaacgtctcccaacctggacctaggggaatggaatttaaaaacgtgagatgctaatcatctcagtgagtgaccctatctactgtacacctttaatattaataatataacaaataaaggaatttaattaataccaacaattaaataataaataaatcataaacatttgaaagtaataatttctctcaaaaccctcactattcactccgttggaaatgtttcccttttaaaacattttcgcaaaacccgattATTCGTACTTTCCAAAAACCaatggatcaattaatttaataaacactagataaataccccaaatataaatgaaatgtaataaaatataataaataatttttaaacactttggggtttgaaatttctatccgaaaatttatacttgacgcaccactccatataccagtgatgccctccaatacccagcgtcccgagcaccgactggcggggagattaaagagagaaacttgcatacggcacttcggcgtcccgacagtaccgttgctgaaaccgtcatctcggccacagaggggggcggctgatgcgcaatatataagacttgcctgccctcggtccaatggcaactcacgggagacataataacttgtgcactaaccacatatacaccggaacaccaatactgtatgagtgcgtctaaaataattattaatttaattattactgtaccaatttttctaaaaatcaccgtggaaaatataccagttttcaaatttaccatcccacatttttctttaacatacccggtatgaaaccatcgataacaatataaaaatgatttttctcgtaacacgaggtccaacaaataatattccacgggcataattatgaaatttaaaccaccaatttaaacaaattatgcccaaaataatattaaaatccagatacgatttattaccgaaaataccttgctcatgtgtaataaatacaattaaatcacaataaaataataatcgggaatttcttaataacccaaaatttcatttagcattaatgggtatatatatatataaaataatactttttttcccaattatatttaaattccactacatgagcaaattctagatatcaaattaacacaacataaatataattaattgcccaaaatagttttcaaggtgggtcactcacctagaacacgcaattaacctaagatcctccatgggatcaattccacgacacacacgtgctcctagaacaacaattcacacacagtcaaataaattaatattttattcgggtaaataatacccggtacccgggggcctaacacaaacgttatccaaaatacgcaaattatatgtatatggaaAGCTTACAAGATGAGGAACGTGAAACCAACCTTCGTCGGACCCATTTtgatcggcggtggccggaatttaccCGTGAAGCGCCAGCCGAAATTCAACTCCttgtatctcgcaaaccgcttcgaattttggaaattggaggccatatttgggatcagaagacccaaaatagggggaaaggaggtttaatttggaaTGGGTTGGCCGGAATACGGCGAAATCGGTGGAAAAGGGAGGAGCACCGCCATCTGCTTCAACAACCCGATCTAGGCTcgtcgccggccggccggcctccaaatttggctggtgagctcgccggcgtgtggtcttggacggtggccggtgcgtgtggcttgtggtggccggagaaagatgaacatgggagagagaaagagagacggccgatgggaaggaagaaagaaggaaagaaagaagaagaagaagaagaagaagaagaaggggccTGTGGccctttttttcccacgtgggggaaaagaaaaaaaaaagaaaaaaaaagaaaagaaaaagaaataaaactaaaataattaaataatattaaaaataatattattatataaaataacaataataaaataatatggtattaagcatggttgacatgtggcatctcatcatggttgacatgtggcatctcatcatggtaacacatggtcacatttattaagtcacacgtggcacattgttacatgttcaaaaataatattaaaataatacagtgtttgaaaaaatctacaggtccataactttcaaaccacatgtccaaattaagcgtaccg includes:
- the LOC125420986 gene encoding secreted RxLR effector protein 161-like — its product is MSKKPYVLAVGSLMYAMLCTKSNIYYAVRVVSQYQSNLAVEHWTAVKHILKYLNRMRDYMLVYSNESLEILGYTDFNFQADIDSNKSTSEYVFTLNGGAICWRSVKQTCVATSATKAEYMAISEAAKEDVWLQKFFLDLHVISSANRPITLYLITMGL